From Motilibacter peucedani, the proteins below share one genomic window:
- a CDS encoding WecB/TagA/CpsF family glycosyltransferase has translation MRSRAPTPTPSSSACSPPPFRDPTEHDVEEYAARIAESGAHVVWVGLGTPRQDNLIAALTDQVSCVLVGVGAAFDFLSGAKPEAPAFLHGTGLEWVHRLLSEPRRLWRRYLVCNALFLAFAGREAVRQRRETRA, from the coding sequence GTGAGATCAAGAGCACCTACCCCGACGCCCAGCTCGTCGGCGTGCTCGCCCCCCCCGTTCCGCGACCCGACCGAGCACGACGTCGAGGAGTACGCCGCGCGCATCGCCGAGTCCGGCGCGCACGTCGTGTGGGTGGGCCTCGGCACTCCGCGCCAGGACAACCTGATCGCGGCCCTGACCGACCAGGTCTCGTGCGTGCTGGTCGGCGTCGGCGCGGCGTTCGACTTCCTGTCCGGCGCCAAGCCCGAGGCTCCGGCGTTCCTGCACGGCACCGGCCTCGAGTGGGTGCACCGCCTGCTCAGCGAGCCGCGGCGGCTGTGGCGGCGCTACCTCGTCTGCAACGCGCTCTTCCTGGCCTTCGCCGGCCGTGAGGCCGTGCGCCAGCGCAGGGAGACCCGCGCCTAG
- a CDS encoding 3-oxoacyl-ACP synthase III — protein sequence MTGIASYTLSNTALVAVAALEGPVVVTSDEIDARLAESMTRLKLRPGTLRALTGISERRWWPEEVSFAEAAAMAGAKAISEAGIDASEVGLLINSSVSRDHLEPSTASAVHHMLGLPPSALNFDITNACLGFVNAMQIAGTMIDSGAVKYAVVVNAEGARATHEATIARLSRPETTREDFLQEFATLTLGSGSAAAVLGRADEHPGAHRILGGISRASTQHHELCIGDLTQMRTDHRALLDAGVALAKDVWQDARDSGWDWSDMDCYVMHQVSAVHISSVVDALGIDAAKAPTTFPRLGNVGPASLPITLAAEADKLAAGDRVLCMGIGSGLNASVMEIVW from the coding sequence GTGACCGGCATCGCCTCCTACACGCTCTCCAACACCGCGCTGGTCGCGGTCGCGGCCCTCGAAGGTCCGGTCGTCGTCACGTCCGACGAGATCGACGCGCGGCTCGCCGAGAGCATGACGCGGCTCAAGCTGCGCCCGGGCACGCTGCGTGCGCTCACCGGCATCTCCGAGCGGCGCTGGTGGCCGGAGGAGGTCTCGTTCGCCGAGGCCGCGGCGATGGCGGGCGCCAAGGCGATCTCCGAGGCGGGCATCGACGCCTCCGAGGTGGGCCTGCTGATCAACTCGTCGGTCTCACGCGACCACCTCGAGCCCTCGACCGCGTCGGCGGTCCACCACATGCTGGGCCTGCCGCCGTCGGCGCTCAACTTCGACATCACCAACGCCTGCCTCGGCTTCGTCAACGCGATGCAGATCGCCGGCACGATGATCGACTCCGGCGCGGTGAAGTACGCCGTCGTGGTCAACGCCGAGGGGGCCCGCGCCACCCACGAGGCCACCATCGCCCGGCTCTCGCGCCCCGAGACGACCCGCGAGGACTTCCTGCAGGAGTTCGCGACGCTCACGCTCGGCTCGGGCTCCGCGGCGGCCGTTCTCGGCCGGGCCGACGAGCACCCCGGCGCCCACCGCATCCTCGGGGGCATCTCGCGCGCGAGCACCCAGCACCACGAGCTCTGCATCGGCGACCTGACCCAGATGCGCACCGACCACCGCGCCCTGCTCGACGCCGGTGTCGCGCTCGCCAAGGACGTCTGGCAGGACGCCCGCGACAGCGGCTGGGACTGGTCCGACATGGACTGCTACGTCATGCACCAGGTGTCGGCGGTCCACATCAGCTCGGTCGTCGACGCCCTCGGCATCGACGCGGCCAAGGCGCCGACCACGTTCCCCCGGCTGGGCAACGTCGGCCCCGCCTCGCTGCCGATCACGCTCGCCGCCGAGGCCGACAAGCTGGCCGCCGGCGACCGGGTGCTGTGCATGGGCATCGGCTCCGGCCTCAACGCCTCGGTCATGGAGATCGTCTGGTGA
- a CDS encoding NAD-dependent epimerase/dehydratase family protein, which produces MTVLVTGASGMLGAATVRALQARGDHVRVLQRRPSGLVGVEEVLGSVTDGGAVERACAGVDGVVHLAAKVSMTGPQAEFRHVNVDGTQRLLAAAGDVPFVFVSSPSVAHAGRALVGAGAGPADPVRARGSYARTKAAAELLALEAGAVAVRPHLVWGPGDTQLVARIVARARAGRLALVGSGAALVDTTYVTNAADAMVAALDRARELAGTAHVVTNGEPRPLAELVERICAAAGAPAPTRHVPFRVAAAAGSLVEKVWPVVGPRVSGDDEPPMTRFLAEQLSTAHWFDQRETRRALRWEPAVPLEQGFALLAESYAAG; this is translated from the coding sequence GTGACCGTGCTGGTCACCGGCGCGTCCGGCATGCTCGGCGCCGCGACGGTCCGCGCGCTGCAGGCTCGCGGGGACCACGTACGCGTCCTCCAGCGCCGCCCCTCCGGGCTCGTCGGCGTCGAGGAGGTCCTCGGCTCGGTCACCGACGGGGGAGCCGTCGAGCGCGCCTGCGCCGGCGTCGACGGCGTCGTGCACCTCGCCGCCAAGGTCTCGATGACCGGCCCGCAGGCAGAGTTCCGGCACGTGAACGTGGACGGTACGCAGCGGCTGCTCGCCGCCGCCGGCGACGTGCCGTTCGTCTTCGTGTCGTCGCCCTCGGTCGCGCACGCCGGCCGCGCTCTGGTCGGGGCGGGAGCGGGACCGGCCGACCCCGTACGCGCCCGCGGCTCCTACGCGCGCACCAAGGCCGCCGCCGAGCTGCTCGCGCTCGAGGCCGGAGCGGTGGCGGTGCGTCCGCACCTGGTGTGGGGACCGGGTGACACCCAGCTCGTCGCCCGCATCGTCGCGCGCGCCCGCGCCGGGCGCCTCGCGCTCGTCGGCAGCGGCGCGGCGCTGGTGGACACGACCTACGTCACCAACGCGGCCGATGCGATGGTGGCCGCGCTGGACCGGGCGCGGGAGCTCGCCGGCACCGCCCACGTCGTCACCAACGGCGAGCCGCGCCCGCTGGCCGAGCTCGTCGAGCGCATCTGCGCAGCAGCGGGTGCGCCGGCGCCCACGCGGCACGTGCCCTTCCGGGTCGCTGCGGCGGCCGGGTCGCTGGTCGAGAAGGTGTGGCCGGTGGTCGGACCGCGGGTGAGCGGCGACGACGAGCCGCCGATGACGCGCTTCCTCGCCGAGCAGCTCTCGACCGCGCACTGGTTCGACCAGCGGGAGACCCGGCGGGCGCTGCGGTGGGAGCCGGCCGTCCCCCTCGAGCAGGGCTTCGCCCTGCTGGCGGAGTCGTACGCGGCGGGCTAG
- a CDS encoding rhodanese-like domain-containing protein, producing the protein MVYGALPTIDAADVVPGTPVLDVREQAEWDEVHLERAQHIPLSELSARAGEIVVPESGPLVVACHLGGRSAQVVAWLRAQGVDALNLAGGLDEWEARGLPVVRG; encoded by the coding sequence ATGGTCTACGGAGCGCTGCCGACGATCGACGCCGCCGACGTCGTGCCAGGGACACCCGTTCTCGACGTGCGCGAGCAGGCGGAGTGGGACGAGGTCCACCTGGAGCGCGCGCAGCACATCCCGCTGAGCGAGCTGTCGGCGCGGGCCGGCGAGATCGTGGTCCCCGAGAGCGGGCCGCTGGTCGTCGCGTGCCACCTGGGCGGACGCTCCGCGCAGGTCGTGGCGTGGCTGCGGGCCCAAGGCGTCGACGCCCTGAACCTCGCGGGCGGGCTCGACGAGTGGGAGGCCCGGGGGCTGCCCGTCGTGCGCGGCTAG
- a CDS encoding FkbM family methyltransferase, translated as MLTRRITAGVLRRVSDLAYRAHGGRSTWRLGVHGTRQLDALRDLEHRFGLHVRTVLYVGANRGQEVDLLCLAFPEAVVHCFEPQSECQDDLRVVAARWPGRVEVHAVALSDSVGEATLRRPSSHDQAASLLEPGSEMAVQFPHVNGWAGEVVRTDTLDRWAAGRTLSDDVLLKMDVQGAEPLVLDGGSETLRRVRLVISELAVVPTYDAAPDMHTMFDRLGGLGFRYGGELEQVRGQDVTVVEFDGAFVRSQVSGVV; from the coding sequence GTGCTGACACGACGCATCACCGCCGGTGTCCTACGACGGGTCTCCGACCTGGCCTACCGGGCGCACGGCGGTCGGAGCACCTGGCGCCTCGGCGTCCACGGCACACGGCAGCTCGACGCGCTGCGCGACCTCGAGCACCGCTTCGGCCTGCACGTGCGGACGGTCCTCTACGTCGGTGCCAACCGAGGGCAGGAGGTCGACCTGCTCTGCCTGGCCTTCCCCGAGGCGGTCGTGCACTGCTTCGAGCCGCAGAGCGAGTGCCAGGACGACCTGCGCGTCGTGGCGGCTCGTTGGCCGGGACGGGTCGAGGTGCACGCCGTCGCACTGTCCGACTCCGTCGGGGAGGCGACGCTGCGCCGCCCGAGCAGCCACGACCAGGCGGCCTCGCTGCTCGAGCCGGGGTCCGAGATGGCGGTGCAGTTCCCCCACGTCAACGGCTGGGCGGGCGAGGTCGTGAGAACTGACACCCTCGACCGCTGGGCGGCAGGGCGCACGCTCTCAGACGACGTCCTGCTCAAGATGGACGTCCAGGGTGCGGAGCCCCTGGTGCTCGACGGGGGGTCCGAGACGCTCCGGCGGGTACGCCTGGTCATCAGCGAGCTGGCGGTCGTCCCGACCTACGACGCGGCCCCCGACATGCACACCATGTTCGACCGGCTGGGCGGTCTGGGCTTCCGCTACGGCGGCGAGCTGGAGCAAGTGCGTGGTCAGGATGTGACCGTGGTCGAGTTCGACGGCGCCTTCGTGCGCTCCCAGGTCTCGGGCGTCGTCTAG
- a CDS encoding ABC transporter ATP-binding protein, whose product MPLKQYLLAAYRTVPRRSQRHLRLVVLALALISVLDLVALVLVLGITALGSASEEDRLKPIPGFVRTPLSDVGISSPNAVVSTLGIVVVLLFVGKGVLAAGVLRRVMRFLARQEAALTSGLMAKLMRAPLTFHLPRRYIDVMTDITVGSEALLMKAVAPVVLIAAELVLVAMLTVGLLLLAPLVALGSLLYFTVVLTVLNRWIGTRARRAGEVDVDTTRSGMIVIQWALGGFREVVTRGVSDHFVDRVSDIRSRGAASRAEVAYLNILPRYFLESALVLGMAFAFAIQLPFVGFSGAVSGLALFAVTGFRLLPSLQRLQSSAALIRSGQPFGERALALQGQLDEALAVEARAARDEPELDVELELTQGVALEGVGFRYDGADRDALTDVSVLMPAGRMTAVVGSSGSGKSTLVDILLGLLPPSAGEVRVDGLPLRGVRRQWLSLVGYVPQSIFLMPATIRDNVALGVPHDTDTDQRVWDALRRASMDDVVRKLPGGLDFTLGDGGSGLSGGQRQRLGIARALFTGPQVLILDEATSALDVETEARITETLTQLEGLTKIVVAHRLSTVREADQVLFFREGYLVAHGTFDEVGAAVPDFARQVELSGLTSERVGP is encoded by the coding sequence ATGCCCCTGAAGCAGTACCTCCTGGCCGCGTACAGGACGGTGCCTCGGCGGTCGCAGCGTCACCTCCGTCTCGTCGTCCTCGCGCTGGCCCTGATCTCGGTGCTCGACCTGGTGGCCCTCGTGCTCGTCCTGGGCATCACGGCGCTGGGCTCGGCGAGCGAGGAGGACCGGCTCAAGCCGATCCCGGGCTTCGTGCGCACGCCGCTGTCGGACGTGGGCATCAGCTCACCCAATGCGGTCGTCAGCACGTTGGGCATCGTCGTGGTGCTGCTGTTCGTGGGCAAGGGGGTCCTCGCGGCGGGCGTCCTGCGCCGGGTGATGCGGTTCCTCGCCCGACAGGAGGCGGCGCTCACCTCCGGCCTCATGGCCAAGCTCATGCGCGCACCCCTGACCTTCCACCTGCCTCGTCGCTACATCGACGTGATGACCGACATCACCGTGGGCTCCGAGGCGCTGCTCATGAAGGCGGTCGCGCCGGTCGTCCTCATCGCCGCCGAGCTCGTGCTGGTGGCCATGCTGACGGTCGGGCTGCTGCTCCTCGCGCCCCTCGTGGCGCTCGGGTCGCTGCTCTACTTCACCGTCGTGCTGACAGTGCTCAACCGGTGGATCGGTACGCGCGCCCGCCGCGCGGGCGAGGTCGACGTCGACACGACTCGCTCCGGCATGATCGTCATCCAGTGGGCCCTCGGTGGCTTCCGCGAGGTCGTGACCCGCGGGGTCTCCGACCACTTCGTCGACCGGGTGTCCGACATCCGCTCGCGCGGTGCCGCCAGCCGCGCCGAGGTCGCCTACCTCAACATCCTGCCGCGATACTTCCTCGAGTCCGCGCTCGTGCTCGGCATGGCCTTCGCGTTCGCGATCCAGCTGCCCTTCGTCGGGTTCTCGGGCGCCGTGTCCGGGCTCGCGTTGTTCGCCGTCACCGGGTTCCGCCTGTTGCCGAGCCTCCAACGGCTGCAGAGCAGCGCCGCCCTGATCCGCAGCGGCCAGCCCTTCGGGGAGCGCGCCCTCGCCCTGCAGGGCCAGCTCGACGAGGCCCTCGCCGTCGAGGCGCGCGCGGCGCGCGACGAGCCTGAGCTCGACGTCGAGCTGGAGCTGACGCAGGGCGTCGCCCTGGAGGGCGTGGGCTTCCGCTACGACGGCGCCGACCGCGACGCGCTCACGGACGTCTCGGTGCTCATGCCCGCCGGGCGGATGACGGCCGTCGTCGGGTCCTCGGGCTCGGGCAAGAGCACGCTGGTCGACATCCTGCTCGGGCTGCTGCCGCCGTCGGCGGGAGAGGTGCGCGTCGACGGCCTGCCGCTGCGCGGCGTGCGGCGCCAGTGGCTGAGCCTCGTCGGCTACGTGCCGCAGTCGATCTTCCTCATGCCGGCGACCATCCGCGACAACGTCGCTCTCGGGGTGCCCCACGACACCGACACCGACCAGCGTGTGTGGGACGCACTGCGGCGGGCGTCCATGGACGACGTCGTGCGCAAGCTGCCGGGCGGGCTCGACTTCACCCTCGGTGACGGGGGGTCCGGCCTGTCGGGCGGGCAGCGCCAGCGGCTGGGCATCGCCAGGGCGCTGTTCACCGGACCGCAGGTGCTCATCCTCGACGAGGCGACCAGCGCCCTCGACGTCGAGACCGAGGCGCGCATCACCGAGACGCTCACCCAGCTCGAGGGGCTGACCAAGATCGTCGTCGCCCACCGCCTCTCCACGGTCAGGGAGGCCGACCAGGTGCTGTTCTTCCGCGAGGGGTACCTCGTGGCGCACGGGACCTTCGACGAGGTGGGGGCTGCCGTGCCCGACTTCGCCCGCCAGGTCGAGCTCTCCGGCCTCACCTCCGAGCGGGTGGGCCCGTGA
- the gmd gene encoding GDP-mannose 4,6-dehydratase — MTKSALITGVTGQDGSYLAELLLEKGYEVHGIIRRASTFNTDRIDHIYQDPHESDVHMVLHHGDLSDATMLVNLMRDVQPDEVYHLGAQSHVKVSFEMPEYTGDVTGLGTIRLLEAIRASGVATRFYQASSSEMFGSTPPPQNESTPFHPRSPYGAAKVYAYWATVNYREAYGMHATNGILFNHESPRRGETFVTRKITRAVARIAAGLQEALYLGNLDAVRDWGYAKEYVEAQWLMLQQDAGDDYVVATGRAATVRDFCEVSFARAGLDYQQYVRTDPRYERPSEVDALIGDPTKCKEVLGWEPKTDWRALAELMVDADRQSLEDQLSGRHVRVDK, encoded by the coding sequence ATGACGAAGTCTGCGCTCATCACCGGTGTGACCGGCCAGGACGGCTCGTACCTCGCCGAGCTGCTGCTGGAGAAGGGCTACGAGGTCCACGGGATCATCCGTCGGGCGTCGACCTTCAACACCGACCGGATCGACCACATCTACCAGGACCCCCACGAGTCCGACGTGCACATGGTGCTGCACCACGGTGACCTGTCCGACGCGACGATGCTGGTCAACCTGATGCGCGACGTGCAGCCCGACGAGGTCTACCACTTGGGCGCGCAGTCCCACGTGAAGGTCAGCTTCGAGATGCCGGAGTACACCGGCGACGTGACCGGGCTGGGCACGATCCGGCTGCTCGAGGCGATCCGCGCGAGCGGGGTGGCGACCCGGTTCTACCAGGCCTCGAGCTCGGAGATGTTCGGCTCGACCCCGCCGCCGCAGAACGAGTCGACTCCGTTCCACCCGCGCTCCCCGTACGGCGCGGCGAAGGTCTACGCCTACTGGGCCACGGTGAACTACCGCGAGGCCTACGGCATGCACGCGACCAACGGGATCCTGTTCAACCACGAGTCCCCGCGCCGCGGTGAGACGTTCGTCACCCGCAAGATCACCCGGGCGGTCGCGCGGATCGCGGCGGGGCTGCAGGAGGCGCTCTACCTGGGCAACCTGGACGCGGTGCGCGACTGGGGCTACGCCAAGGAGTACGTCGAGGCGCAGTGGCTGATGCTGCAGCAGGACGCCGGCGACGACTACGTGGTCGCGACCGGCCGTGCGGCGACCGTGCGCGACTTCTGCGAGGTCTCCTTCGCCCGGGCCGGGCTCGACTACCAGCAGTACGTCCGCACCGACCCGCGCTACGAGCGCCCCTCCGAGGTCGATGCGCTGATCGGCGACCCGACCAAGTGCAAGGAGGTCCTGGGCTGGGAGCCCAAGACCGACTGGCGCGCGCTCGCCGAGCTCATGGTCGACGCCGACCGCCAGTCGCTCGAGGACCAGCTCAGCGGCCGGCACGTACGCGTCGACAAGTGA
- a CDS encoding glycosyltransferase family protein: protein MTRSVGLLVIATGRYVQFADDLVRDVEEHLVDAAEVTLNLFTDAAPDELAARWPSRTVRLNVLPVPALRWPEASLYRYELFSRAGDDLVGDELVYLDSDLRIVRPFLDQVRPADWPGQLAAVRHPGYYRPRQVRPRGTWETRRESTARVPRWRQRRYVCGGVWMGSRGSVLGMSTELAEHVRTDASRGVTAVWHDESHWNWWVANRPTAVLDPRFCYVPDYPWLEGLDPYVLAVDKGASFVREATDASARTALMGGPPDGGQREAPEGGPHPSP, encoded by the coding sequence GTGACCAGATCCGTGGGACTGCTCGTCATCGCCACCGGCCGCTACGTCCAGTTCGCCGACGACCTCGTGCGCGACGTCGAGGAGCACCTGGTCGACGCGGCCGAGGTGACGCTCAACCTGTTCACCGACGCCGCGCCCGACGAGCTCGCCGCGCGTTGGCCCTCGCGGACGGTGCGCCTCAACGTGCTGCCGGTGCCGGCGCTGCGCTGGCCGGAGGCGTCGCTCTACCGCTACGAGCTGTTCTCCCGAGCGGGGGACGACCTCGTCGGCGACGAGCTGGTCTACCTCGACTCCGACCTGCGCATCGTCCGCCCGTTCCTCGACCAGGTCCGGCCGGCCGACTGGCCCGGTCAGCTGGCGGCGGTGCGCCACCCCGGCTACTACCGCCCCCGCCAGGTGCGCCCTCGCGGCACCTGGGAGACCCGTCGCGAGTCGACGGCACGCGTGCCCCGGTGGCGGCAGCGGCGCTACGTCTGCGGCGGGGTGTGGATGGGCTCGCGCGGCTCGGTGCTCGGCATGAGCACGGAGCTCGCCGAGCACGTGCGCACCGACGCATCCCGCGGCGTCACCGCGGTCTGGCACGACGAGAGCCACTGGAACTGGTGGGTGGCCAACCGCCCGACGGCCGTGCTCGACCCCCGCTTCTGCTACGTCCCCGACTACCCCTGGCTGGAGGGACTCGATCCCTACGTGCTCGCGGTCGACAAGGGCGCGTCGTTCGTGCGCGAGGCGACCGACGCCTCGGCGCGGACCGCCCTCATGGGCGGGCCGCCCGACGGCGGGCAGCGCGAAGCGCCCGAGGGCGGGCCCCACCCCTCCCCGTGA
- a CDS encoding alpha/beta fold hydrolase has product MKRGLGDPADRFRNPPSPAVRPPAGLPGLDPAWSRLVQAVDGEGATRTWHVLDNAPSLSGEPVGTLLCVHGNPTWSYLWRSLLALGAEKGWRVLAVDHLDMGFSERTGTVRRLERRVDDLSRVSNALSLSGPVVTVAHDWGGAISLGWALAHRSSLAGVVLLNTAVSDAGAGLPPALRVAHARGLLHLGTVDTPAFLETTLALAHPRLARDVAAAYRAPYRGARRRGAVGAFVDDIPLSPAHPSAPALEAVASRLGELADVPALLLWGPRDPVFSDRYLRDLRTRLPHADVHRFETAGHLVAEDADVAATLFAWLGSASGPDVDRLGRSTSRQAEQRESASHEFDRPGRSTSAARPLWAGLEERRGEQEPAVVELAGAGRTVSWAMLARRVDELAAGLAQSGVRRGDRVALLVPPGADLTAVLYACLRIGAVIVVADAGLGIRGLHRAVRGAGPQHVIGIPRALAAARALGWPGQRIAAGPLDRVTARALGVELSLRDVARRGRGAELPPAPGPDDEAAVLFTSGSTGPAKGVVYSFGQLARIRDLLAETYDVGPGTRLVAAFAPFALFGPALGAVSAVPDMDVTAPRTLSARTLAEAVAAVEATTVFASPAALAAVLASADELSPASRAALGGVRTLLSAGAPVPVPLLRQLQDLLPAASLHTPYGMTEALPVTDVTLEEIEKAGQGEGVCVGRPVAGVEVAIAPLTATATAPGPLTDEVGISGEIAVRGEHVKRGYDQLWLAQQASARDAGWHRTGDVGHLDADGRLWVEGRLAHVLTTADGPLPPVGVEQRVETAEGVARAALVGVGPIGAQRAVVVAETTPHATSAGVAPVELADRVRAAAGVDVVAVLVVPALPTDIRHNSKIERTRVARWAGRLLAGERAGRP; this is encoded by the coding sequence GTGAAGCGGGGCCTCGGCGATCCTGCCGACCGCTTCCGCAACCCGCCGTCCCCCGCCGTCCGGCCCCCGGCCGGCCTTCCGGGTCTCGACCCCGCCTGGTCGCGGCTGGTGCAGGCGGTCGACGGCGAGGGCGCGACGCGTACGTGGCACGTCCTCGACAACGCCCCGTCGCTGTCCGGCGAACCCGTGGGCACGCTGCTGTGCGTCCACGGCAACCCGACGTGGTCCTACCTGTGGCGCTCGCTGCTCGCGCTGGGCGCCGAGAAGGGCTGGCGCGTCCTCGCCGTCGACCACCTCGACATGGGCTTCTCGGAGCGCACCGGCACGGTGCGGCGTCTCGAGCGGCGCGTCGACGACCTCTCGCGTGTCTCTAACGCCTTGTCGCTGTCCGGGCCGGTCGTGACGGTCGCCCACGACTGGGGCGGCGCCATCTCGCTGGGCTGGGCGCTAGCCCACCGCTCGTCGCTCGCCGGTGTCGTCCTGCTCAACACGGCCGTGTCCGACGCAGGTGCGGGACTGCCGCCCGCGCTCCGGGTGGCGCACGCCCGCGGTCTGCTCCACCTCGGCACGGTGGACACGCCCGCGTTCCTCGAGACCACCCTCGCCCTCGCGCACCCGCGCCTGGCGCGCGACGTCGCCGCTGCGTACCGCGCTCCCTACCGCGGCGCGCGGCGGCGGGGTGCCGTCGGCGCGTTCGTCGACGACATCCCGCTCTCGCCCGCGCACCCGTCCGCTCCGGCGCTCGAGGCGGTCGCCTCGCGCCTCGGCGAGCTCGCCGACGTGCCCGCGCTGCTCCTGTGGGGCCCGCGCGACCCCGTCTTCTCCGACCGCTACCTCCGCGACCTGCGCACGCGGCTGCCCCACGCCGACGTCCACCGCTTCGAGACCGCCGGCCACCTGGTGGCCGAGGACGCGGACGTCGCCGCCACCCTCTTCGCCTGGCTCGGCAGTGCCAGCGGGCCCGATGTTGATCGGCTAGGGCGATCAACCTCGCGCCAGGCCGAGCAACGTGAGTCGGCCTCGCACGAGTTCGATCGGCCAGGGCGATCAACGTCGGCGGCGCGCCCGCTCTGGGCAGGGCTGGAGGAGCGGAGGGGCGAGCAGGAGCCAGCGGTGGTGGAGCTGGCGGGCGCGGGGCGGACGGTCAGCTGGGCGATGCTCGCCCGCCGCGTCGACGAGCTCGCCGCCGGGCTCGCGCAGAGCGGGGTACGCAGGGGTGACCGCGTCGCGCTCCTCGTCCCACCGGGCGCCGACCTCACGGCCGTGCTCTACGCCTGCCTGCGCATCGGCGCGGTCATCGTCGTGGCCGACGCCGGGCTCGGCATCCGTGGGCTCCACCGCGCGGTGCGCGGCGCCGGCCCGCAGCACGTCATCGGCATCCCGCGCGCCCTCGCCGCGGCCCGGGCGCTCGGCTGGCCGGGCCAGCGGATCGCCGCCGGTCCCCTCGACCGCGTCACGGCCCGCGCACTCGGCGTCGAGCTCAGCCTGCGCGACGTCGCCCGCCGCGGCCGGGGCGCGGAGCTGCCACCGGCGCCGGGCCCCGACGACGAGGCCGCGGTGCTGTTCACCTCGGGCTCGACCGGGCCCGCCAAGGGCGTCGTCTACAGCTTCGGCCAGCTCGCGCGCATCCGGGACCTGCTCGCCGAGACCTACGACGTCGGCCCGGGCACGCGTCTCGTCGCGGCGTTCGCGCCCTTCGCGCTCTTCGGTCCGGCGCTCGGCGCCGTGTCCGCCGTGCCCGACATGGACGTCACCGCTCCGCGGACTCTGAGCGCACGCACCCTCGCCGAGGCGGTCGCCGCGGTCGAGGCGACCACCGTCTTCGCCTCCCCGGCGGCGCTGGCCGCGGTGCTCGCCTCGGCGGACGAGCTGAGCCCGGCATCCCGGGCGGCGCTGGGCGGCGTACGCACCCTGCTCTCCGCCGGCGCTCCCGTGCCGGTCCCGCTGCTGCGCCAGCTGCAGGACCTGCTGCCCGCCGCGAGCCTGCACACGCCCTACGGCATGACCGAGGCGCTGCCCGTCACCGACGTCACGCTCGAGGAGATCGAGAAGGCAGGTCAGGGCGAGGGTGTCTGCGTCGGGCGACCCGTCGCGGGCGTCGAGGTGGCGATCGCGCCGCTGACCGCCACGGCCACCGCACCCGGCCCGCTGACCGACGAGGTGGGCATATCTGGCGAGATCGCCGTGCGGGGCGAGCACGTCAAGCGCGGCTACGACCAGCTGTGGCTCGCGCAGCAGGCCTCCGCGCGCGACGCCGGCTGGCACCGCACCGGCGACGTCGGCCACCTCGACGCCGACGGCCGGCTCTGGGTCGAGGGCCGCCTCGCCCACGTCCTGACCACGGCCGACGGGCCGCTGCCGCCGGTGGGCGTCGAGCAGCGCGTCGAGACGGCCGAGGGCGTCGCCCGCGCGGCGCTCGTCGGCGTCGGCCCCATTGGCGCCCAACGCGCGGTCGTCGTCGCCGAGACCACGCCCCACGCCACGAGCGCGGGGGTCGCGCCCGTGGAGCTCGCCGACCGCGTACGCGCCGCTGCCGGCGTCGACGTCGTCGCCGTCCTCGTCGTGCCGGCGCTGCCCACCGACATCCGGCACAACTCGAAGATCGAGCGCACCCGGGTCGCCCGCTGGGCCGGGCGACTGCTCGCCGGGGAGCGGGCCGGCCGGCCGTGA